Genomic DNA from Vibrio vulnificus CMCP6:
TCTGTGTTGTATGTGGACATCATTTATAGAGACCAGAAAGTTTGTCACTTCTGGCATCACGCCAACCACCTAACCAATACGAACGAGCGTCCATCTGTTGATAAGGACATTCTTCCTGAGATCTACCGTTTAAGCCTGCCTTGTAGCCTTGGGATTGT
This window encodes:
- the rmf gene encoding ribosome modulation factor, with translation MKRQKRDRLERAQSQGYKAGLNGRSQEECPYQQMDARSYWLGGWRDARSDKLSGLYK